In one window of Pseudomonas sp. IAC-BECa141 DNA:
- the murG gene encoding undecaprenyldiphospho-muramoylpentapeptide beta-N-acetylglucosaminyltransferase, giving the protein MGANVLIMAGGTGGHVFPALACAREFQARGYTVHWLGTPRGIENDLVPAAGLELHRINATGLRGKGKLSLLKAPFMLLKSVWQARAIIRRLRPVCVVGFGGYVTGPGGIAAKLAGVPVIVHEQNAVAGTANRLLVPFAARVCEAFPDTFTLSDSRRTTGNPVRSELFLETPRPALAGRKARLLILGGSLGAEPLNKLLPEALAQVAADLRPEVFHQAGRNHVEVTAERYRAAGVDAQVQPFIKDMAQAYGWADLVVCRAGALTISELAAAGLPSMLVPLPHAIDDHQTRNADYLAREGAAFLMPQRTTGAADLAARLTEVLMQPQRLEQMAQAARRLAKPEATRSVVDTCLEVAHG; this is encoded by the coding sequence ATGGGCGCTAACGTTTTGATCATGGCTGGCGGCACCGGTGGCCACGTGTTCCCGGCGCTGGCCTGTGCCCGTGAATTCCAGGCGCGCGGCTACACCGTGCACTGGCTCGGCACGCCGCGCGGAATCGAAAACGATCTGGTGCCGGCGGCGGGTCTTGAATTGCACCGCATCAACGCTACCGGCCTGCGCGGCAAGGGCAAGCTGTCGTTGCTCAAGGCACCGTTCATGTTGCTGAAATCGGTATGGCAGGCGCGGGCGATCATTCGCCGGTTGCGTCCGGTGTGCGTGGTCGGATTCGGCGGCTATGTGACCGGCCCCGGCGGTATCGCCGCCAAACTGGCCGGCGTGCCGGTGATCGTTCATGAGCAGAACGCCGTGGCGGGGACCGCCAATCGGTTGCTGGTGCCGTTCGCCGCCCGGGTGTGTGAAGCCTTCCCCGACACCTTTACCCTGTCGGACAGCCGCCGTACCACCGGTAATCCGGTGCGCAGCGAGCTGTTCCTCGAAACACCGCGCCCGGCCCTGGCCGGACGCAAGGCGCGTTTGCTGATCCTGGGCGGAAGCCTGGGCGCAGAGCCGTTGAACAAGTTGCTGCCTGAAGCCCTGGCACAAGTCGCTGCCGACTTGCGTCCGGAAGTGTTCCATCAGGCGGGCAGAAACCACGTTGAAGTGACTGCAGAGCGCTACCGCGCCGCCGGCGTGGATGCGCAGGTGCAGCCGTTCATCAAAGACATGGCCCAGGCCTATGGCTGGGCTGACCTGGTGGTGTGCCGCGCCGGCGCATTGACCATCAGCGAACTGGCCGCCGCCGGTCTGCCCTCGATGCTGGTGCCTTTGCCCCACGCGATCGACGATCACCAGACCCGCAACGCCGATTATTTGGCCCGCGAAGGCGCTGCCTTCCTGATGCCGCAAAGAACGACTGGCGCCGCGGACCTTGCCGCGCGCCTGACAGAGGTCTTGATGCAACCGCAACGACTCGAACAAATGGCCCAAGCGGCCCGCCGTCTGGCAAAACCCGAAGCCACCCGCAGCGTGGTGGATACCTGTCTGGAGGTGGCCCATGGTTGA
- the ftsW gene encoding putative lipid II flippase FtsW produces MSLRNIIKPYPSPLITGRGIDLDFPMLAGCLALLGLGLIMIASASTEVAAVQSGSPLYYMIRHLIYVVLGLGACVVTMMIPIATWQRLGWMMLIGAFGLLVMVIIPGIGREVNGSMRWIGFSFFNVQPSEIAKVFVVIYLAGYLVRRQKEVRESWMGFFKPFIVLLPMAGLLLMEPDFGATVVMMGAAAAMLFLGGVGLFRFSLMVVLAVAAVVLLIQMQPYRMARLTNFADPWADQFGAGYQLSQALIAFGRGEWLGVGLGNSVQKQFYLPEAHTDFVFSVLAEELGAVGSLCTVALFVFVCIRGMYIGLWAEKAKQFFAAYVAYGLSFLWIGQFLINIGVNVGLLPTKGLTLPFLSYGGSSLVICCACLGLLLRIEWESRTHLGSEEMEFHESDFAEEPNHGR; encoded by the coding sequence ATGAGCTTGAGAAACATCATCAAGCCATACCCGTCGCCGCTCATTACCGGACGTGGGATCGACCTCGACTTCCCGATGCTCGCCGGTTGCCTGGCGTTGCTCGGCCTGGGCCTGATCATGATCGCCTCGGCTTCCACCGAAGTGGCCGCCGTGCAGTCGGGCAGCCCGCTGTATTACATGATTCGTCACCTGATTTACGTGGTGCTGGGCCTGGGGGCCTGCGTCGTCACGATGATGATCCCGATCGCCACCTGGCAGCGCCTCGGCTGGATGATGCTGATCGGTGCGTTCGGTCTGCTGGTGATGGTGATCATCCCGGGGATCGGTCGTGAGGTGAACGGTTCGATGCGCTGGATCGGTTTCAGCTTCTTCAACGTCCAGCCGTCCGAGATCGCCAAGGTGTTCGTGGTGATCTACCTCGCCGGTTATCTGGTGCGTCGCCAGAAAGAAGTGCGCGAGAGCTGGATGGGCTTCTTCAAGCCGTTCATCGTGCTGCTGCCGATGGCCGGCCTGTTGCTGATGGAGCCGGACTTCGGTGCCACCGTCGTGATGATGGGCGCCGCAGCGGCGATGCTGTTCCTCGGCGGGGTCGGGCTGTTCCGGTTCTCGCTGATGGTGGTGCTGGCCGTGGCGGCGGTGGTGTTGCTGATTCAGATGCAACCGTACCGGATGGCGCGTCTGACCAACTTCGCCGACCCGTGGGCAGACCAGTTCGGCGCCGGTTATCAGTTGTCGCAAGCCTTGATCGCGTTCGGTCGCGGTGAATGGCTGGGCGTAGGCCTGGGCAACAGCGTGCAGAAGCAGTTCTACCTGCCGGAAGCACACACCGACTTCGTGTTCTCGGTTCTGGCCGAAGAGCTCGGCGCCGTGGGTTCGCTGTGCACTGTGGCGCTGTTCGTGTTCGTGTGTATTCGTGGCATGTACATCGGTCTGTGGGCCGAGAAAGCCAAACAGTTCTTTGCCGCTTACGTTGCCTATGGGCTGTCCTTCCTGTGGATCGGCCAGTTCCTGATCAACATCGGCGTGAACGTCGGCCTGCTGCCGACCAAGGGCCTGACCTTGCCGTTCCTCAGCTATGGCGGCAGTTCCCTGGTGATCTGCTGCGCCTGCCTTGGCTTGTTGCTGAGGATCGAGTGGGAGAGTCGGACCCACCTGGGCAGTGAAGAGATGGAGTTCCATGAGAGCGACTTCGCCGAGGAGCCGAACCATGGGCGCTAA